A genomic window from Rhodococcus sp. KBS0724 includes:
- the rpsQ gene encoding 30S ribosomal protein S17, with the protein MSEEKAVSTEERASRKVRVGYVVSDKMEKTIVVELEDRVKHKLYGKIIRRTTKVKAHDENGVAGVGDRVQLMETRPLSATKHWRLVEVLEKAK; encoded by the coding sequence ATGAGTGAGGAAAAAGCAGTGAGCACAGAAGAGCGCGCGAGCCGTAAGGTCCGTGTCGGATACGTAGTTTCCGACAAGATGGAAAAGACGATCGTGGTCGAGCTCGAAGACCGCGTCAAGCACAAGCTCTACGGCAAGATCATCCGCCGTACGACCAAGGTGAAGGCGCATGACGAGAACGGCGTTGCCGGCGTCGGCGACCGCGTTCAGCTGATGGAAACCCGTCCGCTGTCCGCGACGAAGCACTGGCGTCTGGTCGAGGTCCTCGAAAAGGCCAAGTAA
- the rplX gene encoding 50S ribosomal protein L24, with product MKVHKGDTVLVIAGKDKGAKGKVIQAFPATDKVLVEGVNRIKKHTAVSANERGASSGGIVTQEAPIHVSNVAVVDSDGNPTRVGYRTDEETGKRVRVSRKNGKDI from the coding sequence ATGAAGGTGCACAAGGGTGACACCGTTCTGGTCATCGCCGGCAAGGACAAGGGCGCGAAGGGCAAGGTCATTCAGGCTTTCCCCGCGACCGACAAGGTCCTCGTCGAAGGCGTGAACCGAATCAAGAAGCACACCGCGGTTTCCGCGAACGAGCGCGGAGCATCCTCCGGCGGCATCGTCACGCAGGAAGCTCCGATCCACGTATCCAACGTTGCAGTCGTCGACTCGGACGGAAACCCCACTCGCGTGGGCTACCGCACCGATGAAGAAACCGGCAAGCGCGTACGGGTTTCCCGGAAGAACGGGAAGGACATCTGA
- the rplP gene encoding 50S ribosomal protein L16 — MLIPRRVKHRKQHHPSRSGAAKGGTQVTFGDYGIQALEPAYITNRQIESARIAMTRHIKRGGKIWINIFPDRPLTKKPAETRMGSGKGSPEWWIANVKPGRVLFEMTYPNEEIAREALRRAMHKLPCKCRIVTREEQF, encoded by the coding sequence ATGTTGATCCCTAGGCGGGTCAAGCACCGCAAGCAGCACCACCCGAGCCGTTCGGGTGCCGCCAAGGGCGGTACCCAGGTGACATTCGGTGACTACGGCATCCAGGCTCTCGAGCCTGCCTACATCACCAACCGGCAGATCGAGTCCGCTCGTATCGCCATGACTCGGCACATCAAGCGTGGCGGCAAGATCTGGATCAACATCTTCCCGGATCGCCCCCTCACGAAGAAGCCGGCCGAAACCCGAATGGGTTCCGGTAAGGGTTCGCCCGAGTGGTGGATTGCCAACGTCAAGCCCGGACGCGTTCTGTTCGAGATGACATACCCCAACGAGGAGATCGCTCGTGAGGCACTGCGCCGCGCGATGCACAAGCTCCCGTGCAAGTGCCGGATCGTGACCAGAGAGGAGCAGTTCTGA
- the rpmC gene encoding 50S ribosomal protein L29 produces the protein MATGTPAAELRELSEDELVTRLREAKEELFNLRFQMATGQMDNNRRLRTVRHEIARIYTVLRERELGLAVGPDAGDAA, from the coding sequence ATGGCTACTGGAACCCCAGCAGCAGAGCTCCGCGAGCTCAGTGAAGACGAGCTGGTCACCCGGCTCCGCGAAGCGAAGGAAGAACTTTTCAACCTTCGTTTCCAGATGGCCACAGGCCAGATGGACAACAACCGACGACTGCGCACCGTTCGTCACGAGATCGCGCGCATCTACACCGTCCTGCGTGAGCGTGAGCTCGGACTCGCTGTGGGTCCGGATGCAGGTGACGCGGCATGA
- the rpsH gene encoding 30S ribosomal protein S8 — MTMTDPIADFLTRLRNANTAYHDEVKLPHSKIKANIAEILKREGYISDFRTEDAEVGKTLIVDLKYGPSRERSLAGVRRVSKPGLRVYAKSTNLPKVLGGLGVAIISTSSGLLTDRQAANQGVGGEVLAYVW, encoded by the coding sequence ATGACCATGACTGACCCCATCGCAGACTTCTTGACGCGTCTGCGCAACGCCAACACGGCGTACCACGATGAGGTGAAGCTTCCCCACTCGAAGATCAAGGCGAACATTGCCGAGATCCTCAAGCGCGAGGGCTACATCTCCGACTTCCGTACCGAAGACGCAGAGGTTGGCAAGACCCTCATCGTCGATCTGAAGTACGGCCCCAGCCGCGAGCGTAGCCTCGCCGGCGTGCGTCGCGTTTCCAAGCCCGGTCTCCGGGTTTACGCGAAGTCCACCAACCTGCCCAAGGTCCTCGGAGGCCTCGGCGTGGCGATCATCTCCACGTCGTCCGGTCTGCTCACCGATCGCCAGGCGGCCAATCAAGGAGTAGGCGGGGAAGTCCTCGCCTACGTCTGGTAG
- the rplN gene encoding 50S ribosomal protein L14 — MIQQESRVRVADNTGAKEILCIRVLGGSSRRYAGIGDVIVATVKDAIPGGNIKKGEVVKAVIVRTTKERRRPDGSYIKFDENAAVLIKADSDPRGTRIFGPVGRELREKKFMKIVSLAPEVL, encoded by the coding sequence GTGATTCAGCAGGAGTCGCGAGTTCGCGTCGCTGATAACACGGGTGCCAAGGAAATCCTTTGCATTCGCGTTCTCGGCGGTTCGTCACGTCGCTACGCCGGGATCGGTGACGTCATCGTCGCCACCGTCAAGGACGCAATCCCCGGTGGAAACATCAAGAAGGGTGAGGTCGTCAAGGCCGTCATCGTTCGCACGACCAAGGAGCGCCGTCGTCCGGACGGTTCTTACATCAAGTTCGACGAGAACGCAGCAGTGCTCATCAAGGCTGACAGCGATCCCCGTGGAACCCGCATCTTCGGACCCGTCGGCCGTGAGCTGCGCGAGAAGAAGTTCATGAAGATCGTTTCGCTCGCCCCGGAGGTGCTGTGA
- the rplF gene encoding 50S ribosomal protein L6: protein MSRIGKIPVNVPAGVDVTIAGQDVTVKGPKGTLALTIAEPIEIAKAEDGSLSVTRPDDERRSRALHGLSRTLVANIITGVTEGYTKKMEIHGVGYRVALKGKDLEFALGFSHPVPIEAPEGITFVVESPTRFSVSGIDKQKVGQISANIRRLRRPDPYKGKGVRYEGEQIRRKVGKTGK, encoded by the coding sequence ATGTCGCGTATTGGAAAGATTCCGGTCAACGTCCCAGCGGGCGTCGACGTTACGATCGCCGGCCAGGACGTCACGGTCAAGGGGCCCAAGGGCACCCTGGCACTGACGATCGCCGAGCCCATCGAGATCGCCAAGGCTGAGGACGGCTCCCTGAGCGTCACTCGCCCCGATGACGAGCGTCGCAGCCGTGCGCTGCACGGTCTGTCGCGGACCTTGGTTGCGAACATCATCACCGGTGTTACCGAGGGTTACACCAAGAAGATGGAAATCCACGGTGTCGGTTACCGTGTGGCACTGAAGGGCAAGGACCTCGAGTTCGCGCTCGGCTTCAGCCACCCGGTGCCGATCGAGGCTCCCGAAGGCATCACCTTCGTCGTCGAGTCGCCCACCCGGTTCTCGGTGTCCGGCATCGACAAGCAGAAGGTCGGGCAGATCTCGGCCAACATCCGTCGTCTCCGTCGTCCGGACCCGTACAAGGGTAAGGGCGTGCGTTACGAGGGTGAGCAGATCCGCCGCAAGGTCGGAAAGACGGGTAAGTGA
- a CDS encoding type Z 30S ribosomal protein S14: MAKKALVNKANKKPKFAVRAYTRCQRCGRPHAVFRKFGLCRICLREMAHAGELPGVRKSSW, from the coding sequence ATGGCTAAGAAGGCATTGGTCAACAAGGCCAACAAGAAGCCCAAGTTCGCGGTTCGCGCCTACACCCGCTGCCAGCGCTGCGGTCGCCCGCACGCTGTGTTCCGCAAGTTCGGCCTGTGCCGAATCTGCTTGCGCGAGATGGCACACGCCGGCGAGCTTCCCGGAGTTCGCAAGAGCTCCTGGTGA
- the rplE gene encoding 50S ribosomal protein L5, whose translation MTSTENKVQPRLKARYRAEIKDALNSEFDYANVMQIPGVVKVVVNMGVGDAARDAKLINGAVHDLSLITGQKPEIRKARKSIAQFKLREGMPIGARVTLRGDRMWEFLDRLVSVALPRIRDFRGLSGNQFDGNGNYTFGLNEQSMFHEIDVDKIDRPRGMDITVVTTATNNEEGRALLKHLGFPFKEN comes from the coding sequence ATGACCTCCACCGAAAACAAGGTCCAGCCGCGCCTCAAGGCACGCTACCGCGCTGAGATCAAGGACGCGCTCAACAGCGAGTTCGACTACGCCAACGTCATGCAGATCCCCGGTGTTGTCAAGGTTGTCGTCAACATGGGCGTCGGCGACGCTGCCCGTGACGCCAAGCTGATCAACGGCGCTGTCCACGACTTGTCTCTCATCACGGGCCAGAAGCCCGAGATCCGTAAGGCACGTAAGTCCATCGCGCAGTTCAAGCTTCGCGAAGGCATGCCCATCGGCGCACGCGTCACCCTCCGTGGCGACCGTATGTGGGAGTTCCTGGACCGCCTCGTGTCTGTCGCACTGCCCCGTATCCGCGACTTCCGCGGCCTCTCGGGCAACCAGTTCGACGGCAACGGCAACTACACGTTCGGCCTCAACGAGCAGTCGATGTTCCATGAGATCGACGTGGACAAGATCGATCGCCCCCGCGGTATGGACATCACCGTCGTGACCACCGCAACCAACAACGAAGAAGGCCGTGCACTGCTCAAGCACCTCGGCTTCCCGTTCAAGGAGAACTGA